From the genome of Pseudonocardia sp. EC080619-01:
CACCGGGGACACCGCGGCCGCCGAGGAACTGACCCGCAACCCGATGGTCGACGTCGTGAGCTTCACCGGCTCGGACGCGATCGGCCGGCTGGTCTACACCCAGGCCGCGGACTCGCTGAAGACGGTCGTGCTGGAGCTGGGCGGCAAGTCCGCCAACGTGATCCTGCCCGACTGCGACATCCAGGGCGCCGCGGCGTCGGTGGTGCAGGGACTGGCCACCCACGCCGGGCAGGGCTGCTCCCTGCTCACCCGGACCCTGGTGCACCGCGCGGTGCACGACGAGCTGGTCGCCGCGGTGACGGCGATGCTGGAGTCCGTGGTCGTCGGGAATCCGGCGGACGAGGCCACGACGATGGGCCCGCTGATCCGCGAGAGCCAGCGCGCGAGCGTCGAGGCGGCGATGGCGACCGCGCGCCACGCGGGCGCCGAGTTCGCGTTCGGTGGTGGGCGGCCCGCGCACCTGGACAAGGGGTTCTTCCTGGAGCCCACGCTGATCACCGGGGTCACCAACGACATGGAGATCTCACGCACCGAGCTGTTCGGCCCGGTCGGCGTGGTGATCGCGTTCGACGACGAGGAGGAGGGGATCCGGTTGGCCAACGACTCCGAGTACGGGCTCGGCGGAGGTGTCTGGTCCGGTGACCCGAACCGGGCGCTCGCGGTCGCCGAGCGGATCCGGGCGGGTTACATCAACATCAACGGCGGCGGGCCGTGGCTGTCACCGCACGGCCCGTTCGGCGGCTACAAGAACAGCGGTGTCGGCCGCGAGTGGGGCGAGTTCGGCATCGGTGAGTACCTCGTCGACAAGTCGATCACCTGGTCGGCGCGGTGAGCGCCCCGGTCGCGGTGGTGACCGGTGCCGCCCGGGGCATCGGCGCCGCCGAGGCACGCGATCTCGCCGGTCGCGGGTACGCACTCGTGGTCAACGACGTCGACGCCGCCGTGCTCGCCGCCGCAGACCTCGGTACCGGTCCGGTCGTACGGGTCCCCGGTGACGTCGGTGCGAGCGGCACGGCGGCCGAGCTGGTCGGGGCGGCGCTGGAACGCTTCGGCCGGGTCGACGCCGTGGTCTCCAACGCCGGTGTCCTGCGGGACCGGATGACGTTCTCGATGTCGGACGACGAGTGGGACGAGATCGTCCGGATCAACCTGCGCGGCACCTTCCTGCTGGTCCGGGAGGCGGGAGCGGCCTGGCGGGCCCGGTTCAAGCAGACGGGAGAGCCCACCGGCGGACGGCTGGTCACGACCAGCTCGCGGGCGGCGCTGCTGGCCAACCCCGGGCAGGCGAACTACGCGGCGGCCAAGGCCGGCGTCGCGACACTGACCCAGATCGCGGCGCGGGAGCTGCGCCGCTACGGCGTGACCTGCAACGCGGTCGCCCCACGGGCCGCGACCCGGCTGATGACCGGGGCGTTCGGGGAGATCGATCCCGAGCAGGAGAAGCAGTGGGCGCCCGAGCACGTGGCGGCGTTCGTCGGGTTCCTCTGCAGCCCGGCGGCACACGACGTCACGGGGCAGGTGTTCGTGGTCCACGGCGGCGAGGTCGCGCTCGCCCGGCCCTGGCAGGTCGGCGACCCGGTCACCGTCCACGGCGCCACCGACACCGCGCTGCGCGACCTGCTCGACGGCGCGTTCGGTGACGACCCGCCGGGGATCCCGGACTTCCGGATCGGGGAGGACTATCCGGGAGGGGCCCGGTGACCGTGGCCGTGCCGGCCGGGACACCCGGTTCGGTCGCCGAGGTCCTGGACCGGGCGGCGGCGACCGCACCGGACGCGCCCGCCCTCGTCGTCGGCGAGGAGGTGACGACGTTCTCCCGGTTGCGGGCAGGTGCACGCGCGCTCGCCGGCGGGCTGCGCTCGCTCGGTGTGGGGCCGGGTGACCATGTCGCGGTCTGGATGCCCAACGGCGAACCCTACGTGCGGGCCTTCTACGCGGCGGCCTACGCGGGCGCCGTCCTGGTCCCGATGAACACCTGGCACACCCCGCGCGAACTGGGCTACTGCCTGGCGCAGTCCGACGCCCGGGTCCTGCTGGCCGAGCCGGACGTACCGGGCACCGATGCAGGCGCGGTGCTCGCCGAGCTGCTCCCCCGGCTGGGCACGGCCGAGGGACCGGTCACGGGGTTCCTCTCGCCGCAGTTCCCGCAGCTGCGGGCCGTGGTCGTCGACGATCGCCGGTTGCCGGGCGCGGTGGGGCCGGTGACCGGGCCGTGTCCCGATCCACCGGACCCGCGACGGGCCGGCGATCCCGCCTACATCCTCTACACCTCCGGCACCACCGGCGCGGCGAAGGGCGTCGTGCTCCCGGCGGACGGGGTGCTGGCCGATGCCACACTGTTCGGCGAACGGCTCGGGATCACCTCGGGCGACCGGTACTACTGCCCGGTTCCCCTGTTCCATGCCGGTGGGGCGATCTTCGTCCTGCTGGCCGCCCACGTCCGCGGCGCCGCGGTGGTCACGCACACCCGGTTCGACCCGGTCCGCGCGCTCGCGGCGATCAGGCGGCACGGCTGCCGGATCACCGGCGGGTTCGAGGTCACGCACCTGAGGCTGCTCGATGCTCTCGACGCCGATCCCGGACCGGTTCCGCTGGAGGCGGCATGGTGGGTCGGGCCCGCGTCGTCGTGCGAGCGTGTGGAGAAGGCCCTGGGTGCGCGGTTGATGAACCTGTACGGCATGACCGAGGCGTCGGGGAACGTGTCCGCCACTCCCCTGGACCGGCCCCTTGCCGAACGGGCCACGACCATGGGCGTCGTCCTCGCCGAGCGGGTCGTCGAGGTGGTCGACCCGAGCTCCGGGGAACCGGTCGCCACCGGCGAGGCCGGCGAGATCCGGGTGTCGGGCTGGGGCCTGATGTCGGGCTACTACCGGATGCCCGACCGCACGGCCGAGAAGTTCGACGAGCGCGGCCGGTTGCGCACCGGCGACCTGGGCACCCTCGACGACGACGGGGTGCTCCGCTTCGCCGGGCGTGCCGACGACGCCCTGAAGGTCGGTGGGGAGAACGTCGCCCCGCAGGAGGTCGAGGAGGTCCTGACCGGGCACCCGGCCGTCGAGGAGATCGTCGTCGCGGGTGTGCCCGACCCGGTGTACGGGCACGCGGTGGTGGCCGCCGCCCGGTTGCGGCCCGGTGCCCACGCGGACGGAGAGGCCTTGCGCGCCTGGGCCCGGGAGCGTCTGGCCTCGTACAAGGTTCCCCGCCGGATCGCCGTGGTCGACGACTTCCCTCGCACGTCCACCGGAAAGATCCGCCGCCGCGAGATGGCCGCACGTCTGGAGCAGCAATGACCGTCCGTACCGTGACCGGCGACCTCGACGCCGACCAGCTCGGCCGCACACTGGTGCACGAGCACGTCTTCACCGGCCTGCCGGGCCTGGAGCTCGACGGCAGGCTGCAGCTCGATGCCGACTCCGCCGTCGAACGCGCGGCGAGCTGGCTGACCGCAGCGGCCGGTCACGGTGTCGGCACCGTCGTCGATGCGACACCGATGAACTGGTACCGCCGGCCCGACCTGATGCGCCGGATCAGCGAGCGCAGCGGCGTCGCCGTCGTCGCCAGCACCGGGCTCTACACCGAGCGGATGGGCTGGCCGTTCCATCTGAAGCTGCTGCGGGCCACCGAGCTGGCCGACGTGTTCACCCGCGAGATCGAGCACGGTATGGCCGGTACCGACGTGCGGGCCGGGATGATCAAGATCGCGACCGGGCAGGAGAGCGTCGGCAAGTACGAGCGTCGCGCGATCGAGGCGGCCGTGCTCGCCCAGCAGCGCACCGGTGCCGGGATCCTCACCCACAACGAGGGCCCGACCGGGGCGCTGCAGCAGCTCGAGGCGTTCACCGATGCCGGGGCGGACCTGTCGCGGGTCCTGATCGGACACTGCGACAACAGCACCGCCGCGGAGTACCACCGCGAGATCGCCGAGCGCGGCGCGCACGTCGGTTTCGACCGGGTCGGTCACTACACGATCACCCCGGACGGTCCCCGCCACGAGGCGATTCTCGCGCTGCTGGGTACCCACCCGGACCGGGTCCTGCTCAGCCACGACGCCGTCGCGGCCTCGCTGGGCGAGTTCTTCAGCACCGAGGAGGACCCGCGCTGGGAGGAGTTCGGGTTCACCTTCCTGTTCCGGGAGGTGCTGCCGTGGCTGGTGGACCGCGGTGTGAGCACCGAGGTGCTCGACCGTGTCCTCGTCGACAACCCGCGGCGCCTGCTCGCGGGCTGAGAACCGGCGCAGGGAGCCGCCCACGTTGCACGGCACGTGCCGAGCCCGCCCGGGATGCTGCTCGGGCCGCCGGCGGGGTCGCTACGGTCGGCACATGTCGACCACCGGCGCGGCCCACGACGTCGTCGTGCTCGTACGGCCCGGGGTGCTGTCCATGGAGCTCGGGCTGATCCACCAGATCTTCGGCCGGGCCCGCCTGGCGGACGGCGCGTTCGGCTACCGGGTCCGCACCTGCGCGCTGCGACCCGGCCGGATCGCCACCGACGCGGACTTCGCCGTCGGTGTCGACCACGGGATCGAGATCCTGGAGACCGCGGGAACGGTCGTCGTCCCGGCCTCCTACGCCGCCGACGAGGAACCCGGCGTGCTCGACGGCGGTCTGCGCGAGGCACTCACCGGCCTGCCGTCGTCGACCCGGATCGCGTCGATCTGTACCGCCGCGTTCGTGCTGGCCGAGGCCGGGCTGCTGGACCGGCAGCGCGCGACCACGCACTGGATGGCCTTCGACCACTTCCGGCGGCGGTTCCCCGACGTCGTGCTCGACCCCGACGCACTGTTCACCGACAACGGGCGCGTCCTCACCTCCGGCGGCGACGCGTGCGGGATCGACATGTGCCTGCATCTCGTCCGGCGCGATCTCGGCTCGGCGGTGGCGAACGAGGTGGCCCGGCGGACGATCGTGCCTCCGTTCCGGCGCGGCGGCCAGACCCAGTACATCCCCCGGGCGGCCCCCGGGACGGACCGTGCGCCGGCCCTCACCGAGCTGCGCGAGCACCTGCTCGCCGATCTCGCCCGGCCGGTGACGCTCGCCGACCTCGCGGAGCGGGCCGGCGTGAGCGTCCGGACCCTCAGCCGGCGCTTCCGTGACGAGATCGGGATGAGCCCGCTGGAGTGGATGCTGCGCCAGCGCGTCGCGGTCGCGCGCGAGCTGCTCGAGACCACGGACCTGCCGGTCGAACAGATCGCCGGCCGTTGCGGGTTCGGATCCGGAGCAGGCCTGCGACGACACTTCACCGATGCGGTCGGGGTCTCCCCCCGCTCCTACCGGTCCACCTTCCGAGGACCGTGATCGTCCCCGCCGCGATCGCGGCACCGACCAGGACGACCGACGACGGACCGAGCACGGATGCGGCCGAGACCGGGACCCCGAACACGACGAGGGTGAGGACCGCCGCACGCAGCGCGGCCCGGACCGGGTCGGGGCCACCGGCGCCGCCGTCGCCGAGCAGCGGCACGAGGACCAGCGTCGCGACGAACATCAGCGCCGCGAGCGCGAGGACGACGGTTACCGCCGACGGCGCGAGCGTGACCGCGGCCAGGAGCACTCCCGCCAGGATCGTCCCGGACTCGGCGGCGACGGGACGGGCTCGGCACTCGGGGTTCGACATGTCTCCACGGTGGTCGGCCGCGACGTCGACCCACAGTGGCCGGAGCGACAACCACCGCACAGATCCGGCCACGACCGCGGCGGTCACGCAGGGGCGCCGAGCGGCGGGTGCTCGAGGACGCGTGGCGCGTACTCGACCAGCTGGATGCCGCCGTCGAAGGTGCGGTGCTCGATCATCGTCAGGGCGAGGTCCGGATAGCCGTCGTAGATCCGTTCTTCGCCCGTCGCCCCGGTGATCACCGGGAACATCACGACCCGGAAGCGGTCGACGAGCCCGGCACGGAGCAGGGACCGGCACAGGCTGAGGCTGCCGATCGTGCTGAGGAGCCCCGAGCCGTTCTCCTTCATGGCGCGGACCGTCTCGACGGCGTCGTCGCGGACGAGTGTGGAGTTCGCCCAGGCCGGTGGCGCCTCGAGCGAGGCGGAGAACACCACCTTGGCCGCCTGCGTGAGCTCGTCGACCGACGCCTGTTCCTCGGCTCTGAACTCGTCCTGGCCGCCCGGGACCTCGCCGCCGGCGAAACCCGACATCAGGCGGTAGGTGTTCGCTCCCATCAGGTAGGTGACCTCGGGCTGCTCGCCGAGCCAGGCGAGATACTCCGGACTCTCGAGGCCCCAGAACCCGGGCCACCCCTCCCCTGATGCGTAGCCGTCGAGCGAGGTGATGAAGTCGACGAGAAGCTCTGACATGGCGGGGTCCCTTCCTCGGTGTCACGAGGGTGGACCGGCCCGGGGCCACGGACTCATCGTGTCCGGGGCGCCCGGCCGTCGTTCACGGGGCGCAGCGCCCGCTGACGAGCTCGTCGGCGTCGAGCGGGCTCACCGCCCGGTGCCACGTCGTGCCGTCGACGACCAGGGGGC
Proteins encoded in this window:
- a CDS encoding phosphotriesterase, encoding MTVRTVTGDLDADQLGRTLVHEHVFTGLPGLELDGRLQLDADSAVERAASWLTAAAGHGVGTVVDATPMNWYRRPDLMRRISERSGVAVVASTGLYTERMGWPFHLKLLRATELADVFTREIEHGMAGTDVRAGMIKIATGQESVGKYERRAIEAAVLAQQRTGAGILTHNEGPTGALQQLEAFTDAGADLSRVLIGHCDNSTAAEYHREIAERGAHVGFDRVGHYTITPDGPRHEAILALLGTHPDRVLLSHDAVAASLGEFFSTEEDPRWEEFGFTFLFREVLPWLVDRGVSTEVLDRVLVDNPRRLLAG
- a CDS encoding class I adenylate-forming enzyme family protein, with amino-acid sequence MTVAVPAGTPGSVAEVLDRAAATAPDAPALVVGEEVTTFSRLRAGARALAGGLRSLGVGPGDHVAVWMPNGEPYVRAFYAAAYAGAVLVPMNTWHTPRELGYCLAQSDARVLLAEPDVPGTDAGAVLAELLPRLGTAEGPVTGFLSPQFPQLRAVVVDDRRLPGAVGPVTGPCPDPPDPRRAGDPAYILYTSGTTGAAKGVVLPADGVLADATLFGERLGITSGDRYYCPVPLFHAGGAIFVLLAAHVRGAAVVTHTRFDPVRALAAIRRHGCRITGGFEVTHLRLLDALDADPGPVPLEAAWWVGPASSCERVEKALGARLMNLYGMTEASGNVSATPLDRPLAERATTMGVVLAERVVEVVDPSSGEPVATGEAGEIRVSGWGLMSGYYRMPDRTAEKFDERGRLRTGDLGTLDDDGVLRFAGRADDALKVGGENVAPQEVEEVLTGHPAVEEIVVAGVPDPVYGHAVVAAARLRPGAHADGEALRAWARERLASYKVPRRIAVVDDFPRTSTGKIRRREMAARLEQQ
- a CDS encoding GlxA family transcriptional regulator, producing the protein MSTTGAAHDVVVLVRPGVLSMELGLIHQIFGRARLADGAFGYRVRTCALRPGRIATDADFAVGVDHGIEILETAGTVVVPASYAADEEPGVLDGGLREALTGLPSSTRIASICTAAFVLAEAGLLDRQRATTHWMAFDHFRRRFPDVVLDPDALFTDNGRVLTSGGDACGIDMCLHLVRRDLGSAVANEVARRTIVPPFRRGGQTQYIPRAAPGTDRAPALTELREHLLADLARPVTLADLAERAGVSVRTLSRRFRDEIGMSPLEWMLRQRVAVARELLETTDLPVEQIAGRCGFGSGAGLRRHFTDAVGVSPRSYRSTFRGP
- a CDS encoding SDR family oxidoreductase is translated as MSAPVAVVTGAARGIGAAEARDLAGRGYALVVNDVDAAVLAAADLGTGPVVRVPGDVGASGTAAELVGAALERFGRVDAVVSNAGVLRDRMTFSMSDDEWDEIVRINLRGTFLLVREAGAAWRARFKQTGEPTGGRLVTTSSRAALLANPGQANYAAAKAGVATLTQIAARELRRYGVTCNAVAPRAATRLMTGAFGEIDPEQEKQWAPEHVAAFVGFLCSPAAHDVTGQVFVVHGGEVALARPWQVGDPVTVHGATDTALRDLLDGAFGDDPPGIPDFRIGEDYPGGAR
- a CDS encoding aldehyde dehydrogenase family protein, producing the protein MTTTPIRPLDRLYIDGRFTDATGDDTVAVLNPATEEVLAEVAQGSVADTVAAITAARRAFDDGPWPRMRPAERAAVLARMADALQSRYDALVDLNVAEAGSTRAMAHFLQVATPIEHLHDMADRALPGYSFAEPMAHYAKPGFGLGSGVIRHEPAGVAALITPFNYPLFLNVMKVAPALAAGCTAVLKPSPYTPLEALVLGEIAEEAGLPPGVLNVVTGDTAAAEELTRNPMVDVVSFTGSDAIGRLVYTQAADSLKTVVLELGGKSANVILPDCDIQGAAASVVQGLATHAGQGCSLLTRTLVHRAVHDELVAAVTAMLESVVVGNPADEATTMGPLIRESQRASVEAAMATARHAGAEFAFGGGRPAHLDKGFFLEPTLITGVTNDMEISRTELFGPVGVVIAFDDEEEGIRLANDSEYGLGGGVWSGDPNRALAVAERIRAGYININGGGPWLSPHGPFGGYKNSGVGREWGEFGIGEYLVDKSITWSAR
- a CDS encoding dihydrofolate reductase family protein codes for the protein MSELLVDFITSLDGYASGEGWPGFWGLESPEYLAWLGEQPEVTYLMGANTYRLMSGFAGGEVPGGQDEFRAEEQASVDELTQAAKVVFSASLEAPPAWANSTLVRDDAVETVRAMKENGSGLLSTIGSLSLCRSLLRAGLVDRFRVVMFPVITGATGEERIYDGYPDLALTMIEHRTFDGGIQLVEYAPRVLEHPPLGAPA